The Montipora capricornis isolate CH-2021 chromosome 3, ASM3666992v2, whole genome shotgun sequence genome window below encodes:
- the LOC138042287 gene encoding CD63 antigen-like, whose product MASGGMVLVKYLLFFFNLLFWVSGIALIAVGVYVKGKFGDFLQFSESEMTTGPVFLIVIGVVVTIVGFLGCCGAYKENYCMVTTFAVLLAIIFILEIAAGAYAYANRDKLKGVAKKALEDAVDNFKKEEYRKMIEEVQKEFDCCGANGYIKDYKDYKKKNISGDMKFPPSCCKNATVCPSTFGQTKNMTDSDFVTKGCVDGFEKYLKDHIFIIGGVGVGVAFLQLIGILFACCLMRSIKKNMK is encoded by the exons ATGGCATCTGGAGGAATGGTTTTAGTGAAATATCTATTGTTCTTTTTCAACCTTCTTTTCTGG GTCTCTGGGATTGCACTAATTGCTGTTGGTGTCTATGTCAAGGGAAAGTTTGGAGATTTTCTTCAGTTTAGCGAGAGTGAAATGACGACAGGTCCAGTTTTTTTGATTGTGATTGGGGTTGTAGTTACCATTGTGGGCTTCTTGGGATGCTGTGGTGCTTACAAAGAAAACTACTGCATGGTCACTACG TTTGCTGTTTTGTTGGCAATCATTTTCATCCTGGAAATTGCTGCTGGAGCATATGCCTATGCCAATAGGGACAAA CTAAAGGGCGTTGCTAAAAAGGCACTGGAAGATGCTGTGGACAACTTTAAGAAAGAGGAGTACCGCAAGATGATTGAGGAAGTACAAAAGGAG tttGATTGTTGTGGGGCCAATGGTTACATTAAGGACTACAAAGActacaaaaaaaagaacattagtGGTGACATGAAATTTCCTCCTTCCTGCTGTAAGAATGCAACTGTGTGTCCTTCAACCTTTGGACAAACAAAAAACATGACAGACAGTGACTTTGTGACTAAG GGCTGTGTGGATGGATTTGAAAAATACCTCAAGGACCACATATTTATCATTGGTGGAGTTGGTGTTGGAGTTGCCTTTCTTCAG CTGATCGGCATTCTCTTTGCCTGCTGTCTCATGCGCTCTATCAAAAAGAATATGAAGTGA